Proteins encoded in a region of the Solea senegalensis isolate Sse05_10M unplaced genomic scaffold, IFAPA_SoseM_1 scf7180000014589, whole genome shotgun sequence genome:
- the acaca gene encoding acetyl-CoA carboxylase 1 isoform X4 — MAQQDGAANKNPTVDGLHSHFIVGSVSEENSEDENQGKLEMPLDGKETRSVSPSSNSSDSPYEIVYDQNDASVQNLRPSMSGLHLVKQGRDRRRIDLQRDFTVASPAEFVTRFGGNKVIEKVLIANNGIAAVKCMRSIRRWAYEMFRNERAIRFVVMVTPEDLKANAEYIKMADHYVPVPGGTNNNNYANVELILDIAKRIPVQAVWAGWGHASENPKLPELLQKNGIAFMGPPSQAMWALGDKIASSIVAQTAGIPTLPWSGTGLTVEWTENDQKRKTINVPHDVYECGCIEDVEDGLKAAEKVGYPVMVKASEGGGGKGIRKVNTADDFPNLFRQVQAEVPGSPIFVMQLAKHARHLEVQILGDQYGNAISLFGRDCSVQRRHQKIIEEAPATIATSVVFEDMERCAVKLAKMVGYVSAGTVEYLYSQEGSFYFLELNPRLQVEHPCTEMVADVNLPAAQLQIAMGIPLHRIKDIRMLYGVQPWGDSLIDFEGLSTAPSPRGHVIAARITSENPDEGFKPSSGTVQELNFRSNKNVWGYFSVAAAGGLHEFADSQFGHCFSWGENREEAISNMVVALKELSIRGDFRTTVEYLIKLLETESFQHNSIDTGWLDRLISEKMQAERPDTMLGIVSGALHVADVNLRNSVSNFLHSLERGQVLPAHTLLNTVDVELIYEGTKYVLTVTRQSPNSYVVIMNNSSAEVDVHRLSDGGLLLSYDGSSYTTYMKEEVDRYRITIGNKTCVFEKENDPSLLRSPSAGKIIQYTVEDGGHVFSGQCYAEIEVMKMVMTLTAAESGCIHYVKRAGAALEPGCVIAKLQLDDPSRVQQAELHTGVLPSLQTVALRGEKLHRVFHNTLDHLVHIMNGYCLPEPFFSARLKEWVERLMKTMRDPSLPLLELQDIMTSVSGRIPPAVEKAIKKEMAQYASNITSVLCQFPSQQIANILDSHAATLNKKSEREVFFMNTQSIVQLVQKYRSGIRGHMKAVVMDLLRQYLKVEIQFQNGHYDKCVFALREENKGDMANVLNYIFSHAQVTKKNLMVTMLIDQLCGRDPTLTDELMAILTELTQLSKTTNAKVALRARQVLIASHLPSYELRHNQVESIFLSAIDMYGHQFCIENLQKLILSETSIFDVLPNFFYHSNQVVRMAALEVYVRRAYIAYELNSVQHRQLRDNTCIVEFQFMLPTSHPNRMSFSSNLNHYGMVHVASVSDVLLDTSFTPPCQRMGAMVAFRSFQEFTRNITDVLSCFTDSPPPSPTYPEGGNPVLYVEEDNKIVLDEPIHILNVAIKTDSDIDDDSLAAMFRDVTHSKKSLLFEHGIRRLTFLVAQKDFRKQINCEVDQRFHREFPKFFTFRARDKFEEDRIYRHLEPALAFQLELNRMRNFALTAIPCANHKMHLYLGAARVEVGTEVTDYRFFVRAIIRHSDLVTKEASFEYLHNEAERLLLEAMDELEVAFNNTTVRTDCNHIFLNFVPTVIMDPSKIEESVRSMVMRYGSRLWKLRVLQAELKINIRLTPTGKQIPIRLFLTNESGYYLDISLYKEVTDARTGQVGPKDRQIMFQAYGDKQGPLHGMLINTPYVTKDLLQSKRFQAQSLGTTYVYDFPEMFRQALKKLWHSIQAFADLPKCPLPSELLTFTELVLDAQGQLVQMNRLPGGNEIGMVAWRMTLRTPEYPAGREIIVISNDITHKIGSFGPQEDVLFLRASEMARESGIPRIYIAANSGARIGLAEEIRHMFHVAWQDPTDPYKGFKYLYLTPQDYKKVSALNSVHCEHVEDEGESRYKITDIIGKDEGLGVENLKGSGMIAGESSLAYEEIITMNLVTCRAIGIGAYLVRLGQRTIQVDNSHIILTGAGALNKVLGREVYTSNNQLGGIQIMHNNGVTHSTVCDDFEGVFNLLQWLSYMPKCKSSPVPILSAKDPIDRSVDFVPTKAPYDPRWILAGRPSQSPKGSWQSGFFDQGSFMEIMQPWAQSVVVGRARLGGIPTGVVAVETRSVELSIPADPANLDSEAKVIQQAGQVWFPDSAFKTAQAIKDMNREGLPLMVFANWRGFSGGMKDMYDQVLKFGACIVDGLREYKQPVLVYIPPQAELRGGSWVVIDPTINPRHMEMYADKDSRGGVLEPEGTVEIKFRRKDLVKTMRRVDPVYMSLAEKLGTPELSPPDRKELETKLKEREEFLQPIYHQVAVQFADLHDTPGRMQEKGVITDILEWQTSRHFFYWRLRRLLLEETVKRKIQAANAELTDGQIQAMLRRWFVEAEGAVKAYLWDNNEEVVGWLERQLAEEEGARSVIDENIKYICRDHILKQIRSLVQANPEVAMDSIVHMTQHISPTQRAEVVRILSTMETSASS; from the exons ATGGCACAACAGGACGGCGCTGCCAACAAAAACCCGACTGTAGACGGGCTGCACTCCCACTTTATTGTGGGATCAGTATCGGAGGAGAACTCAGAAGATGAAAACCAAGGGAAGCTGGAAATGCCGCTGGATGGAAAGGAGACACGCTCTGTGTCACCATCGTCCAACAGCTCAGACAGCCCGTATGAAATAGTCTATGACCAAAATGATGCCTCCGTGCAGAATCTAAG ACCAAGCATGTCAGGGCTACACCTGGTCAAGCAAGGCAGAGATCGCCGGCGCATCGATCTGCAGAGGGACTTCACAGTGGCTTCACCGGCAGAGTTCGTCACCAGATTCGGTGGCAACAAGGTCATCGAGAAG GTTCTTATTGCCAACAATGGAATTGCAGCTGTCAAATGCATGCGCTCCATAAGGCGCTGGGCCTACGAGATGTTTCGCAATGAAAGGGCAATTCgctttgttgtcatggtgaccCCAGAAGATCTGAAAGCCAATGCAG AATATATTAAAATGGCAGATCATTATGTACCTGTGCCTGGAGggaccaacaacaacaactatgcTAACGTGGAGCTCATTCTGGACATCGCCAAACGAATACCTGTACAGGCAGTGTGGGCTGGCTGGGGTCATGCTTCAGAGAACCCGAAACTCCCAGAGCTGCTGCAAAAGAATGGCATTGCCTTTATGG GGCCCCCAAGTCAGGCGATGTGGGCTTTAGGAGACAAGATTGCCTCCTCCATTGTCGCTCAGACAGCTGGCATTCCAACTCTACCCTGGAGCGGAACAG GCCTGACAGTAGAATGGACAGAAAACGACCAAAAAAGGAAGACCATCAACGTTCCTCATGACGTGTATGAGTGTGGCTGCATTGAAGATGTAGAGGACGGCCTGAAA gCTGCTGAGAAGGTGGGCTACCCTGTAATGGTGAAAGCCTCTGAAGGTGGTGGTGGAAAAGGAATCCGCAAAGTCAACACTGCTGATGATTTCCCTAACCTTTTCAGACAG GTCCAGGCAGAAGTTCCGGGGTCACCCATTTTTGTCATGCAGCTAGCCAAGCACGCCCGCCACTTGGAGGTCCAGATCTTGGGTGATCAGTATGGCAATGCCATTTCCCTGTTTGGTCGAGATTGTTCTGTGCAGCGACGTCACCAGAAGATCATAGAGGAGGCTCCTGCTACCATTGCCACTTCTGTCGTGTTTGAAGATATGGAAAGG TGTGCAGTGAAGCTGGCTAAGATGGTGGGATATGTCAGTGCAGGCACAGTGGAGTATCTCTACAGCCAGGAGGGCAGCTTCTACTTCCTGGAGCTCAACCCTCGTCTGCAGGTGGAACATCCCTGTACTGAGATGGTGGCTGATGTCAACTTACCTGCCGCTCAGCTCCAG ATTGCTATGGGTATTCCTCTTCACCGGATCAAAGACATCAGGATGCTTTATGGTGTCCAGCCCTGGGGAGACAGTCTCATTGACTTTGAGGGTCTGTCTACTGCCCCCTCCCCACGTGGCCATGTCATTGCAGCACGAATCACCAGTGAAAATCCTGATGAG GGATTCAAGCCAAGCTCTGGAACCGTGCAGGAGCTGAATTTCCGCAGCAATAAGAACGTTTGGGGCTACTTTAGTGTTGCAGCGGCTGGAGGTCTGCACGAGTTTGCTGACTCCCAGTTTGGACACTGCTTCTCCTGGGGAGAGAATCGCGAAGAAGCCATCTC caACATGGTGGTGGCTCTGAAGGAGTTGTCTATCAGAGGAGACTTCAGGACAACAGTGGAATACCTCATAAAGCTTCTGGAGACAGAAAGCTTTCAGCACAACAGCATTGACACAGGCTGGCTGGACAGACTGATCTCAGAGAAGATGCAG GCAGAGCGCCCTGACACCATGCTGGGAATTGTGAGTGGGGCTCTTCACGTGGCAGATGTTAATCTAAGGAATAGTGTGTCCAACTTCCTGCATTCTCTGGAAAG GGGCCAGGTGTTGCCAGCACACACACTACTCAACACCGTGGATGTGGAGCTGATCTACGAAGGCACCAAGTACGTTCTGACCGTGACACGCCAGTCGCCCAACTCCTATGTGGTCATCATGAACAACTCCTCTGCTGAGGTTGATGTCCATCGACTCAGCGATGGAGGTCTTTTGCTGTCCTATGATGGCAGCAGTTACACTACATAcatgaaggaggaggtggacag GTATCGCATCACTATCGGAAACAAGACTTGTGTTTTCGAAAAGGAGAACGATCCGTCACTGCTGCGATCTCCATCAGCAGGAAAAATCATTCAGTACACAGTGGAGGATGGCGGGCATGTGTTTTCTGGCCAGTGCTATGCTGAAATAGAG GTGATGAAGATGGTCATGACTCTCACAGCTGCAGAGTCTGGTTGTATCCACTATGTGAAGAGAGCCGGAGCAGCACTGGAGCCCGGCTGTGTCATTGCCAAGCTGCAGCTGGATGACCCAAGCAGAGTGCAGCAG GCAGAGCTGCACACGGGGGTCCTGCCTTCTCTCCAGACCGTAGCTCTGAGAGGAGAGAAGCTCCACAGAGTCTTCCATAATACACTCGATCACCTCGTTCACATCATGAACGGCTACTGTCTTCCAGAACCTTTCTTCAGTGCAAGG TTGAAGGAGTGGGTGGAGAGGTTGATGAAAACCATGCGCGATCCCTCTTTACCACTGCTAGAGCTTCAAGACATCATGACCAGCGTGTCAGGTCGCATCCCTCCTGCTGTGGAGAAAGCCATCAAGAAGGAGATGGCTCAGTATGCCAGCAACATCACCTCTGTGCTCTGCCAGTTTCCCAGTCAGCAG ATTGCAAATATTCTCGACAGCCACGCGGCTACTCTGAACAAGAAGTCAGAGAGAGAAGTCTTCTTCATGAACACTCAGAGCATTGTTCAGCTGGTGCAGAA ATATCGCAGTGGAATACGAGGTCACATGAAGGCGGTGGTCATGGACTTGCTCAGACAGTACCTGAAAGTAGAGATCCAGTTTCAGAATG GGCATtatgacaaatgtgtttttgcactgcgggaggaaaacaaaggcGACATGGCCAACGTGCTCAACTATATCTTCTCCCATGCtcaagtcaccaagaagaacctGATGGTTACAATGCTCATT GACCAGCTGTGTGGCCGTGATCCCACTCTGACTGATGAACTGATGGCCATCTTGACTGAACTCACCCAGCTCAGCAAGACGACCAATGCCAAGGTGGCGCTGCGTGCTCGGCAG GTATTGATAGCTTCCCACCTTCCCTCTTATGAGCTGCGACACAACCAGGTGGAGTCCATCTTCCTGTCTGCCATTGATATGTATGGCCACCAATTCTGCATTGAGAACCTGCAG aaacTGATCCTTTCAGAGACGTCCATCTTCGATGTCCTACCCAACTTCTTCTACCACAGTAATCAGGTAGTCAGGATGGCTGCCCTAGAG GTTTACGTGCGTAGAGCGTACATTGCCTACGAGCTCAACAGCGTTCAGCATCGACAACTCAGGGACAACACGTGCATTGTAGAGTTCCAGTTCATGCTGCCTACCTCTCATCCCAACAG GATGTCATTCTCATCCAACCTGAACCACTACGGCATGGTGCATGTAGCCAGCGTCAGTGATGTTCTACTTGACACGTCTTTTACACCACCCTGTCAGCGCATGGGAGCCATGGTCGCTTTCCGGTCCTTCCAGGAGTTCACCAG GAACATCACAGATGTGTTGAGCTGCTTCACTGACTCTCCTCCCCCAAGTCCAACTTACCCAGAGGGTGGTAATCCTGTGCTGTATGTTGAAGAGGACAACAAG ATTGTCCTAGATGAGCCGATCCATATCCTGAATGTGGCCATAAAGACGGACAGTGACATCGATGACGACAGCCTGGCAGCCATGTTCAGGGATGTCACTCATTCAAAG AAATCCCTGCTGTTTGAACATGGCATCCGAAGGCTGACTTTCCTTGTGGCTCAGAAG GATTTCAGGAAGCAAATCAACTGTGAGGTGGACCAAAGGTTTCAT AGAGAGTTCCCCAAATTTTTTACATTCCGTGCCAGAGACAAG TTTGAGGAGGACAGGATCTATCGTCATCTCGAGCCAGCACTAGCTTTCCAGTTGGAACTCAACCGCATGCGTAATTTTGCCTTAACTGCCATCCCGTGTGCCAACCATAAGATGCACCTGTACCTGGGTGCAGCCCGCGTGGAGGTCGGCACAGAGGTTACAGACTATCGGTTCTTTGTGCGAGCCATTATTCGCCACTCTGATCTCGTCACCAAG GAAGCCTCTTTCGAGTACCTTCACAATGAAGCAGAGCGTTTGCTGCTAGAAGCCATGGATGAGCTGGAGGTGGCTTTCAACAACACAACTGTGCGAACTGACTGTAACCACATCTTCCTGAACTTTGTTCCCACTGTCATCATGGACCCATCAAAG ATTGAGGAGTCTGTCCGCTCCATGGTCATGCGTTATGGGAGTCGGCTGTGGAAGCTGCGCGTCCTGCAGGCTGAACTGAAGATTAACATCCGCCTGACCCCAACGGGAAAACAAATCCCCATCCGCCTCTTTCTTACCAATGAATCAGGCTACTACCTCGACATCAGTCTTTACAAGGAGGTCACTGATGCCCGAACGGGACAGGTGGGGCCCAAAGACCGACAG ATCATGTTCCAAGCATATGGAGATAAGCAGGGTCCACTGCATGGCATGCTCATCAACACGCCCTACGTCACCAAGGACCTGCTGCAGTCCAAACGCTTCCAGGCACAGTCTCTGGGCACCACCTATGTCTACGACTTTCCAGAAATGTTCAGACAG GCTCTGAAAAAATTGTGGCACTCAATTCAGGCCTTTGCTGACTTACCCAAATGCCCGTTACCTTCAGAGCTGCTCACCTTTACAGAGCTGGTTCTGGATGCCCAGGGTCAGCTGGTGCAGATGAACCGACTGCCAGGAGGCAACGag ATCGGTATGGTGGCTTGGCGGATGACCTTGCGAACTCCGGAGTATCCAGCGGGACGTGAGATCATCGTCATAAGTAATGACATCACGCACAAGATTGGCTCATTTGGACCTCAGGAGGACGTGCTGTTCCTGCGAGCATCTGAGATGGCCCGGGAGAGCGGCATCCCACGAATCTACATCGCAGCTAACAGCGGCGCACGCATTGGGCTGGCTGAGGAAATAAGACACATGTTCCATGTGGCCTGGCAAGACCCAACGGACCCATATAAG GGTTTCAAGTATCTCTACCTCACACCTCAGGATTACAAGAAGGTTTCAGCCCTGAACTCTGTGCATTGCGAACACGTGGAGGATGAGGGAGAATCCAG GTACAAGATCACCGACATCATTGGGAAGGATGAAGGGCTTGGTGTGGAGAATCTGAAAGGCTCTGGAATGATTGCCGGGGAATCCTCTCTGGCTTACGAGGAAATCATCACTATGAACCTG GTCACATGTCGAGCCATAGGAATCGGGGCCTATCTGGTGAGGCTGGGACAGCGAACCATCCAAGTGGACAACTCTCATATTATTCTTACGGGAGCTGGAGCGCTCAACAAG GTGCTGGGCAGAGAAGTGTACACATCCAACAACCAGCTGGGTGGAATTCAGATCATGCACAACAATGGCGTGACCCATTCCACTGTTTGTGACGACTTTGAGGGAGTCTTCAATCTTCTGCAGTGGCTCTCCTACATGCCTAAG tgtaaatcCAGTCCAGTGCCCATTCTCAGTGCCAAAGATCCCATAGATCGGTCAGTAGATTTTGTTCCTACAAAGGCTCCATATGATCCTCGCTGGATTTTGGCGGGACGCCCCAGTCAGT CTCCTAAGGGTTCCTGGCAGAGTGGTTTCTTTGACCAGGGCTCTTTCATGGAGATCATGCAGCCATGGGCTCAGAGTGTGGTGGTAGGCAGAGCCAG ACTGGGTGGGATACCTACTGGAGTGGTTGCTGTAGAAACCAGGTCAGTGGAgctgtcaatcccagctgaccctGCCAATTTGGACTCAGAAGCTAAG GTCATCCAGCAGGCAGGACAAGTGTGGTTCCCGGACTCTGCTTTCAAAACAGCACAGGCTATTAAGGACATGAACCGTGAAGGCCTGCCTCTCATGGTGTTTGCCAACTGGAGGGGCTTTTCTGGAGGCATGAAAG ATATGTATGACCAGGTGTTGAAGTTTGGGGCCTGCATTGTGGATGGGCTGAGGGAATACAAGCAGCCGGTGCTGGTTTATATTCCTCCACAGGCTGAACTTAGGGGAGGCTCCTGGGTGGTCATAGATCCCACCATCAACCCTCGTCACATGGAGATGTACGCTGACAAGGATAGCCG AGGTGGAGTGTTGGAGCCTGAAGGAACAGTGGAGATTAAGTTTAGGAGGAAGGACTTGGTGAAGACCATGAGAAGAGTGGATCCGGTTTACATGAGCTTGGCTGAAAAACTGG GAACCCCTGAGCTGAGCCCCCCTGATCGCAAAGAACTAGAGACCAAGCTGAAGGAACGTGAAGAGTTCCTTCAGCCCATCTACCACCAGGTGGCTGTACAGTTTGCTGACCTTCATGACACCCCAGGTCGCATGCAAGAGAAAGGTGTTATCACG